The following proteins are encoded in a genomic region of Nitrospira sp.:
- a CDS encoding ATP-binding protein encodes MTSSIPQTKSSPETHLQRTLNTALNDIGTDAALAAVFHQENGPLVEHASRGFTPRDVQAILRTLSTQRAAALTPPVQDQDGGRAIRLRLITPGAKSLLAVPLRHFNSVYGCLVIGRKEAAAFSKKDKFHLEQMCDDMTKALDREGLFNSNVVLSRSYITQEPASPQQTGADLFPPMTKHFSPELQERIEAVLGEADQYVTYDRAWACYYDPLAGNVEVLGITGDVKADPKDAKKDLKPGQRLTLDGSAAGWAVRHRKPRVDHDLASTQGRFLDHKHLFKDLFQSSLVVPFFVKGQVGGTLTLGSKDPQRYQTTDARTLEPIILKLSEVLQSPAPQAAAPSPATDVGTPSLQLPVAVPSEPIIRKQERQAAIGEFSAFLATEIREPLASIRSQLEEVTGEGILDFDPQTRVENAMRDLIRIEAILNEILDYAKPMELSRHLCRIPEVLESALVVVGTDLEATRIQVTKDYANVIAPVRGDEAKLQQAFLSIFRNACEAMSPGGHLHIQVTQHRAGRGLEVQILIQNDGVPIPAEIVDKVFEPFFTTKRSGTGLGLSSVKKIVEEHGGAIAIGSAPGEGTTVTIRLHGVSRGPTFRHRGRGRRHPRRPN; translated from the coding sequence ATGACCAGTTCGATTCCTCAAACAAAGTCGTCCCCTGAAACGCACCTTCAACGGACGTTGAATACCGCGTTGAACGACATCGGCACGGATGCCGCCTTGGCGGCCGTCTTTCATCAAGAGAACGGGCCACTCGTTGAACATGCGTCGCGGGGGTTCACGCCGAGAGATGTCCAAGCCATTCTCCGTACCCTCTCGACGCAACGCGCCGCGGCCTTGACCCCGCCTGTCCAAGATCAGGATGGTGGGCGTGCCATCCGCCTGCGGTTGATTACTCCCGGGGCAAAATCCCTGCTGGCCGTCCCGCTTCGCCACTTCAATAGCGTCTACGGTTGCCTGGTCATCGGACGGAAAGAGGCTGCGGCATTCTCCAAGAAAGACAAATTCCACCTGGAGCAGATGTGCGATGACATGACCAAGGCGCTGGACCGCGAAGGACTCTTCAATAGCAACGTGGTGTTGAGTCGTTCGTACATCACTCAGGAACCGGCTTCTCCGCAGCAAACCGGAGCGGACCTGTTTCCTCCCATGACCAAGCATTTTTCACCTGAGCTTCAAGAAAGGATCGAGGCGGTCTTGGGCGAGGCTGACCAATACGTGACATATGACCGCGCCTGGGCTTGCTACTATGATCCACTGGCCGGAAATGTCGAGGTATTGGGAATCACCGGCGACGTGAAAGCAGACCCAAAGGACGCCAAGAAAGATTTAAAACCCGGGCAGCGCCTGACGCTCGACGGTTCGGCGGCGGGATGGGCCGTCCGCCATCGCAAGCCTCGTGTGGATCACGATCTGGCTTCTACCCAGGGACGTTTTCTCGATCATAAACATCTCTTCAAGGACCTGTTTCAGTCGTCGCTCGTCGTTCCCTTCTTCGTCAAAGGCCAGGTCGGCGGGACGCTTACGTTGGGGTCGAAAGACCCACAACGGTATCAGACCACCGATGCCCGGACGCTGGAGCCCATTATCCTCAAACTCTCGGAGGTCTTACAGTCACCTGCGCCGCAGGCTGCCGCTCCTTCCCCGGCGACCGACGTCGGAACACCGAGCCTCCAACTGCCTGTGGCCGTCCCGTCCGAACCCATTATTCGAAAACAAGAACGTCAGGCCGCGATCGGCGAGTTCAGCGCCTTCTTGGCGACTGAAATCCGTGAGCCCCTCGCGTCCATTCGATCGCAACTCGAGGAAGTAACCGGTGAAGGAATCCTCGACTTCGACCCTCAGACACGCGTCGAAAATGCGATGCGGGACTTGATCCGCATCGAAGCGATCCTGAACGAGATCCTCGACTACGCGAAGCCGATGGAACTCAGTCGTCATTTATGCCGTATTCCGGAGGTGCTCGAGAGCGCGCTCGTGGTGGTCGGAACCGATCTGGAAGCGACCCGTATCCAAGTCACCAAAGACTACGCCAATGTCATCGCGCCCGTGCGCGGCGATGAGGCCAAGCTCCAACAGGCGTTCTTGAGCATCTTCCGGAACGCCTGCGAAGCCATGTCTCCCGGCGGCCATCTCCATATTCAGGTCACCCAACATCGAGCCGGACGAGGGCTCGAGGTTCAGATTCTCATCCAGAATGACGGAGTCCCCATCCCGGCTGAAATCGTCGACAAAGTCTTCGAGCCCTTTTTCACCACCAAGCGCTCGGGAACCGGACTGGGTCTCTCCAGCGTCAAGAAAATCGTCGAGGAACACGGGGGAGCCATTGCAATCGGCAGCGCCCCCGGTGAAGGCACGACCGTCACCATTCGTCTGCATGGTGTGAGTCGCGGTCCGACGTTTCGGCATCGTGGCCGTGGCCGGCGTCATCCTCGGCGACCGAATTGA
- a CDS encoding c-type cytochrome — protein MLKILLSLLAIAGLLSLSGTLWLGYGLYASGFSARVEPPPLEVTMVRQFRRFAIPKAVGNMPNPVPMSPTVLIEGLDHFADHCAGCHANDGSGETQIGKDVYPRVPDLRRQEIQSMSDGELFFIIRNGIRFTAMPAWAEGDLDKDRGSWKLVHFIRHLPHLTHEELERMQSMNPKALHEGSEHHH, from the coding sequence ATGCTCAAGATTCTATTGTCACTACTGGCTATAGCGGGACTCTTGTCGCTCAGCGGAACGCTCTGGCTGGGATATGGACTGTATGCGAGCGGCTTCAGCGCCAGGGTTGAACCGCCTCCGCTTGAAGTAACCATGGTACGACAATTTCGCCGTTTTGCTATTCCAAAGGCGGTCGGCAACATGCCCAATCCTGTTCCCATGAGTCCAACCGTGTTGATTGAAGGGCTTGATCATTTTGCCGACCATTGCGCCGGTTGCCATGCCAATGACGGCAGCGGTGAGACACAGATCGGTAAAGACGTGTACCCAAGAGTACCGGACCTGCGCCGCCAAGAGATACAATCGATGTCCGACGGTGAACTGTTCTTTATCATTCGTAATGGCATCCGCTTCACAGCGATGCCGGCCTGGGCGGAAGGCGACTTGGATAAGGATAGAGGAAGCTGGAAGTTGGTGCATTTCATACGGCATTTGCCGCACCTGACCCACGAGGAACTGGAGCGCATGCAGTCGATGAACCCCAAGGCTCTTCACGAAGGCTCCGAGCACCATCACTAG
- a CDS encoding phage holin family protein gives MRVLITGIAVFLAISIVPGLDADGLMAGIAAVLVLTFLNVIFRPILFLLTLPLIVFTLGLFLVVLNALLLEFTAFLVKGFTVSGFWPAVGGALIISLVTTVLNSWTVDRRTLTELPDEPRRPPRIINPD, from the coding sequence ATGCGCGTCCTCATCACGGGAATTGCGGTATTCTTGGCGATTTCGATTGTCCCCGGCTTGGATGCAGACGGACTGATGGCCGGCATCGCAGCGGTCTTGGTCCTTACCTTCCTCAACGTCATCTTTCGGCCTATTCTTTTCCTGCTCACCTTACCGCTGATCGTGTTTACGCTCGGACTTTTCCTCGTGGTCTTGAACGCGCTGCTGTTGGAATTCACGGCGTTCCTGGTGAAAGGGTTCACCGTTTCAGGATTCTGGCCCGCCGTCGGAGGCGCGTTGATCATCAGCCTGGTCACGACCGTCCTCAACAGCTGGACCGTCGACCGGCGGACTCTCACGGAACTTCCGGACGAACCGCGTCGTCCTCCAAGAATCATCAACCCGGATTGA